The window CGAGAGCACGGCTGTGGACAACGGCGAGCGACATGTCCGATCGATCATGGCATCGCGCCTCCGCCACCACGAGCCCACCGAAGGGTGGTTGGCTCGCACTTTGGCACCGCAGGGGTGCCAAAAGTTGCAGACATCCCTGTTTTGGGGCGCCACCGATACAAGCGTCCCCGGTTCGGCTCGCGACTCCCTGTTATGGCGCAGTGGCACAGAACCTGCTGAGTCGTCGTTCGTGCTCTGAACCGAGACCTTGTAACCGTCCCGTCCACCCAAGGAGAACGCCATGAAGATGGTGACTGCCATTGTCAAGCCCTTCAAGCTTGACGAAGTTCGTGAGGCCTTGAGCGCTATCGGCGTTCAGGGCATCACGGTGACCGAAGTCAAAGGCTTCGGCCGCCAAAAGGGCCACACCGAGCTGTATCGCGGTGCGGAGTACGTTGTCGACTTCCTGCCCAAGGTCAAGATCGAGGCAGCCGTCGATGACGCCATCGTCGACCGCGTGATCGAAGCGATCGAAGCCTCGGCCCGCACCGGCAAGATCGG is drawn from Methylibium petroleiphilum PM1 and contains these coding sequences:
- a CDS encoding P-II family nitrogen regulator, with the translated sequence MKMVTAIVKPFKLDEVREALSAIGVQGITVTEVKGFGRQKGHTELYRGAEYVVDFLPKVKIEAAVDDAIVDRVIEAIEASARTGKIGDGKVFVTNLEQVIRIRTGETGKDAL